The Spirochaeta isovalerica genome includes a window with the following:
- a CDS encoding DNA-J related domain-containing protein — protein MDFTDRQKKLNMEALEEFLSRLHKPCYETELMRIAYGMENIPSDALELYQLHFLLFHTLYSMQKKYASKGLYLHIHFMRTFLLPYPESGYCRHYDPEGYFCRSETTGSYCDFHSKPEEEKALDDVSARYFYLDSDNYHAVTGEQAESFISGAWELMNSWDKVEEARSILGLPQGFDAKMLRNKFKKLAKIHHPDTGSELTLDKEDEFIKINNAYCFLKNLQSLA, from the coding sequence ATGGATTTTACAGACAGACAAAAGAAATTGAATATGGAAGCGCTTGAAGAGTTTCTATCACGCCTCCATAAGCCCTGTTATGAAACAGAACTGATGCGCATCGCTTACGGAATGGAGAATATCCCTTCCGATGCGCTGGAACTCTACCAGCTTCACTTCCTTCTTTTTCATACTCTCTACTCAATGCAGAAAAAGTACGCCTCCAAAGGACTCTATCTTCATATCCATTTTATGAGAACCTTTCTCCTGCCCTATCCGGAAAGTGGGTATTGCAGGCATTACGATCCTGAAGGATACTTCTGCCGCAGCGAAACAACAGGCAGTTATTGTGATTTCCACAGCAAACCGGAAGAAGAAAAAGCTCTGGATGATGTTTCTGCCCGGTATTTCTATCTGGACAGCGACAATTACCATGCGGTTACGGGAGAGCAGGCCGAGTCTTTTATCAGCGGAGCCTGGGAACTGATGAACTCATGGGACAAAGTGGAAGAAGCGCGCAGCATACTGGGACTGCCACAGGGGTTTGATGCCAAAATGCTTCGGAACAAATTCAAAAAACTGGCGAAAATCCATCATCCCGATACGGGAAGTGAACTGACCCTGGATAAAGAAGATGAATTTATAAAAATAAATAACGCTTATTGTTTTTTGAAAAATCTGCAGAGTCTCGCTTAA
- a CDS encoding sensor domain-containing diguanylate cyclase: MTKKWILKPFFLSFISLTIVLFLVFQLMFQNNYSRKIDEIKINEEARVSTVKRYIEESLVQVYADLAFINDMIVRHMENPDRKNMSNLEENLVSFSIHKGIYDQIRYIDKRGNEVIRISKTDSGASIISGDKLQNKKHRTYFTSTIALEKGMVFISPLDLNMENDVVETPHKPVIRFAVPSIDSNGATLGIVVVNFLAQSIFNRLPDMRSKTECCGNMLLNRDGYWLYSERFSDYTYSFMFPEQEQIRIYDFFPDEAEEIYTADQGVVSTGKGIFLWNSISPENVPGGFSDLKDSGMLKTAEDLYWKNISHINQGFLDEIRSETIGDVFSNFLFILIMNLVISLLIAYLFYRNRSQKVHMQHLATIDTLTGLMNRQFFLEMAAKSLGLVSRNSEMAALLFMDLDGFKPINDTYGHDAGDYVLKEVASQLTTTLRQSDLSARFGGDEFTMLLLNLKTKEDINLIVSKVRSGLEGSLYFRNKKFSIGCSIGCAFYPEDGETIQKLIERADMKMYEDKRKRKSFSWEPGEER; encoded by the coding sequence TTGACGAAAAAATGGATTTTAAAACCTTTTTTTCTCTCTTTCATATCACTTACAATCGTTCTTTTTCTGGTTTTTCAACTCATGTTCCAGAACAACTATTCCCGGAAGATCGATGAAATCAAAATCAATGAAGAAGCCCGGGTTTCCACGGTAAAAAGATATATAGAGGAGTCGCTTGTTCAGGTTTATGCCGATTTGGCTTTTATTAATGATATGATCGTTCGGCATATGGAAAATCCTGATAGAAAGAACATGTCCAACCTGGAAGAGAACCTGGTGTCCTTCAGCATCCACAAAGGAATTTACGATCAGATCCGCTATATCGATAAGAGGGGAAATGAAGTAATCCGGATAAGCAAAACCGATTCCGGTGCGTCTATAATTTCCGGCGATAAACTTCAGAACAAGAAGCACAGGACCTATTTTACATCTACCATAGCTCTGGAAAAAGGAATGGTCTTCATTTCTCCTCTCGATTTAAATATGGAGAATGATGTAGTTGAGACGCCCCATAAACCGGTGATAAGGTTTGCCGTCCCCTCAATCGACTCGAATGGTGCAACTTTGGGGATTGTTGTCGTCAATTTTCTGGCTCAGTCCATCTTTAACCGTCTACCGGATATGCGCAGCAAAACGGAGTGCTGCGGCAATATGCTGCTAAACCGGGACGGCTACTGGCTCTATTCCGAGCGTTTTTCCGATTATACCTACAGTTTCATGTTTCCCGAACAGGAACAGATCAGAATATATGATTTTTTCCCCGATGAGGCTGAAGAGATATATACAGCGGATCAGGGCGTTGTGTCGACGGGAAAGGGGATCTTTCTGTGGAACTCCATTTCCCCCGAAAATGTCCCCGGCGGATTTTCAGATCTCAAAGACTCAGGGATGTTAAAAACAGCAGAGGACTTGTACTGGAAAAATATCAGTCATATCAACCAGGGTTTCCTTGACGAAATCCGCAGTGAAACGATCGGTGATGTTTTTTCCAATTTCCTCTTTATTCTAATCATGAATCTCGTCATTTCCCTGTTGATAGCCTATCTGTTCTACCGGAACCGCTCACAGAAAGTTCATATGCAGCATCTGGCGACAATCGATACGCTAACGGGTCTAATGAATCGACAGTTCTTTCTGGAGATGGCTGCGAAATCTCTCGGTCTTGTCTCGAGGAACAGCGAAATGGCGGCCTTGCTTTTTATGGATCTGGATGGGTTTAAACCCATTAATGATACCTACGGCCACGATGCAGGAGACTACGTATTGAAAGAAGTGGCCTCTCAGTTGACCACAACTCTGAGGCAGTCCGACCTTTCCGCCCGTTTCGGCGGAGATGAGTTCACCATGCTGCTTTTAAATCTGAAAACGAAAGAAGATATCAATCTGATCGTTTCCAAAGTGCGATCGGGGCTGGAAGGGTCTCTTTACTTCCGGAACAAGAAATTCTCAATCGGCTGTTCAATAGGCTGTGCATTTTACCCGGAAGACGGTGAAACAATCCAGAAACTGATCGAAAGGGCTGATATGAAAATGTATGAAGATAAGAGGAAGAGAAAAAGTTTCAGTTGGGAACCGGGAGAAGAGCGGTAG
- a CDS encoding metal ABC transporter substrate-binding protein translates to MSRIKKSATTALFLLAFISAGLTASGASENNDGLTVITTTSIITDVVKNIAGDHITVKGLIPQGGNPHNYQPTPREMAMVEKADLLLVSGLGLEEALLDSLKNVSKGKVVEVSSRIEPLAFEEEGEHHDLEDHDDEADHDEGDDHHHDQDPHTWTSLLNVLTWTEVISDALSELDPANRTAYQANAENYRKKLLDLDSRAREILSAIDEKDRKLVSDHSLFGYFARDYGFEDFGALVPSFSTNGEVSAKDFSRLIEEVNEYQIKAVFIGNTAGDSIKKLGAVLVEESDHPVELLTIMTGSLAAPGETGDTYLGYFEYNVNQIAKGLRSEN, encoded by the coding sequence ATGTCAAGAATCAAAAAATCAGCAACTACGGCTCTTTTTCTATTAGCTTTTATTTCTGCGGGTCTAACCGCTTCAGGAGCCAGTGAAAACAACGACGGTTTGACAGTTATCACGACTACGAGCATCATCACCGATGTAGTTAAAAACATTGCCGGTGATCATATAACGGTAAAAGGGCTTATCCCTCAGGGCGGAAATCCTCACAACTACCAGCCTACTCCCCGCGAAATGGCCATGGTCGAAAAGGCCGATCTGCTTCTGGTGAGTGGTCTCGGCCTGGAGGAAGCCCTTCTCGATTCCCTGAAAAATGTCTCAAAAGGGAAGGTGGTCGAAGTCTCCTCGAGAATTGAGCCACTGGCTTTTGAAGAGGAAGGTGAGCACCACGATTTGGAAGATCATGATGATGAAGCGGATCACGATGAAGGTGACGATCATCATCACGATCAGGATCCCCATACCTGGACAAGCCTTCTCAACGTCCTGACATGGACTGAAGTTATCAGCGATGCCCTTTCAGAACTGGATCCTGCCAATCGGACGGCTTACCAAGCCAATGCTGAAAACTACAGGAAAAAACTTCTGGATCTCGATTCCAGAGCCAGAGAGATTTTATCAGCCATTGATGAAAAGGACAGAAAACTGGTCAGCGATCACAGTCTGTTCGGTTATTTCGCCAGAGATTACGGATTCGAAGATTTCGGAGCCCTTGTTCCGAGTTTTTCTACAAATGGAGAGGTTTCGGCAAAGGATTTTTCCCGGCTGATCGAGGAAGTCAATGAATATCAGATCAAAGCCGTTTTTATCGGTAATACGGCAGGTGACTCAATAAAAAAACTGGGAGCCGTCCTGGTTGAAGAATCGGACCACCCGGTCGAACTTCTGACAATTATGACCGGATCGCTTGCCGCTCCCGGAGAGACCGGCGACACCTATCTGGGTTATTTCGAATACAACGTGAACCAGATTGCCAAAGGATTGAGATCGGAGAACTGA
- a CDS encoding Fur family transcriptional regulator: protein MTSKRKKIYNCISESSSPLNASQIHRETGNEMDLATVYRGLQYLEEGHYISSFVFSCDERGMERYYIKARTEHTHYMHCRKCHRFFPMPLCPFKDSMVFEKKIDGFLVENHTITLTGLCSTCQ from the coding sequence ATGACCAGTAAGCGGAAAAAGATTTACAATTGCATCAGCGAGTCCTCATCGCCCCTGAATGCATCTCAAATCCACCGTGAAACCGGCAACGAAATGGATCTGGCAACAGTTTACCGCGGTTTGCAGTATCTGGAAGAGGGGCATTATATCTCCTCTTTCGTTTTTTCCTGCGATGAGCGGGGGATGGAACGTTATTACATAAAGGCCCGGACAGAGCATACTCATTATATGCACTGCCGGAAATGCCACCGTTTTTTCCCTATGCCGCTTTGTCCTTTTAAAGACAGTATGGTATTTGAAAAGAAAATCGACGGCTTCCTTGTGGAAAACCATACCATTACGCTTACAGGGCTCTGCAGCACCTGTCAGTAA
- a CDS encoding methyl-accepting chemotaxis protein, with protein sequence MNLQKKTISLTLVIFILGLSVYIISNVIIYNSLQKQLVAEAAEKIHVFYNEAMNNKVDVWQTNVIQIAQNPAVVQGMISHDRELIHKAMSQLGATYKEFTPYRNVNVHIVDADLSSYYKNWNFESYGESLDHSEGYARIKKEKIALSRMEMSEKGLRLKGLFPILDGEELLGVANFEGGLNSFTRALAPNDIEFLYFMDAEDVSISPSLAGNLKLADFILSQSEVNEDFLNYVTENDIVTRIGGQHYLLDEEFLFVAGHFTNFADRETGFYLLGMKTDIALRELYRVRSVNLTAGGFFIAIFFAFLLTVIIFQNRTIVKPVAGLEALSKQIAEGDLTKDFRYNSRDEIGSLSRAMTNITMRLSDTVNSVIASSRQVSSSSNELAIANQDLSSRTEGQASALEETSASIDELAVSIRSNADNTQAANKLSSEATSKTEKGTAAVNEMEQAMITINESSSRITDIIEVINNIAFQTNLLALNASIEAARAGEQGKGFAVVAVEVRKLAKRSDKAAGEIARIIKASNEKVEEGVGIARDVVAVLDEIKEASKKVDLLIQEISETSQRQLISVDEINQTLQTLDENTQKNAAMVEEAAAATEELSGQAEELYHRIQYFKTREESGDEVMAYLPESTD encoded by the coding sequence GTGAACCTTCAGAAAAAGACGATAAGTCTGACTTTGGTTATTTTTATTCTCGGACTGTCTGTATACATCATATCCAACGTCATAATCTACAACAGCCTTCAGAAGCAGCTCGTAGCGGAAGCCGCGGAAAAGATTCATGTCTTTTACAACGAGGCAATGAATAATAAAGTCGATGTGTGGCAGACAAATGTTATCCAGATTGCCCAGAACCCGGCAGTTGTCCAGGGAATGATAAGTCATGACCGTGAACTGATTCACAAAGCCATGTCCCAGCTCGGTGCAACCTATAAAGAATTCACGCCCTATAGAAACGTCAATGTGCATATCGTCGATGCTGATTTGAGTTCCTACTATAAGAACTGGAATTTCGAATCCTATGGAGAGTCTCTGGATCATTCCGAGGGATATGCCAGAATCAAAAAAGAGAAGATCGCTCTGTCCCGCATGGAGATGTCAGAAAAGGGCCTTCGTCTTAAAGGTTTATTCCCCATTCTCGATGGCGAAGAGTTGCTGGGAGTTGCCAATTTTGAAGGCGGCCTCAATTCGTTTACCAGAGCTCTGGCTCCCAACGATATCGAATTCCTTTATTTCATGGATGCGGAAGATGTCAGCATTTCTCCTTCCCTGGCTGGGAACCTTAAACTGGCTGATTTTATTCTGAGTCAGTCGGAAGTCAATGAGGATTTTCTCAATTATGTCACTGAAAATGATATCGTTACGCGGATAGGCGGTCAGCATTATCTTCTCGATGAGGAATTTCTTTTTGTAGCGGGACATTTTACCAACTTCGCCGATAGGGAAACAGGCTTCTATCTGCTGGGGATGAAAACTGATATTGCTCTGCGGGAGCTTTACAGAGTCCGCTCTGTAAACCTGACGGCAGGTGGCTTTTTTATCGCCATATTTTTTGCTTTTCTGCTGACGGTCATCATTTTTCAGAACCGGACGATTGTCAAGCCGGTGGCCGGGCTGGAAGCTCTCAGCAAGCAGATTGCAGAAGGAGATCTCACAAAAGATTTCCGATACAATTCCCGCGATGAAATCGGCAGTCTGAGCCGGGCCATGACAAATATTACCATGCGGCTCTCTGACACGGTCAATTCGGTAATCGCCAGCTCCAGACAGGTTTCTTCCTCCAGTAACGAACTTGCCATAGCCAATCAGGATCTTTCCTCGCGAACCGAGGGGCAGGCCAGCGCTCTTGAGGAGACCTCAGCTTCTATCGACGAATTGGCAGTATCCATCAGATCCAATGCGGATAATACCCAGGCGGCAAACAAGCTCAGTTCCGAAGCCACTTCCAAAACGGAAAAGGGAACGGCAGCCGTTAACGAGATGGAACAGGCTATGATTACTATCAATGAGTCCAGTAGCCGCATAACCGATATTATAGAAGTCATTAACAATATTGCTTTCCAGACCAATTTACTTGCTTTGAATGCCTCAATAGAAGCCGCGAGGGCCGGGGAACAGGGCAAAGGTTTTGCCGTTGTGGCTGTAGAAGTCAGGAAACTGGCTAAAAGATCGGATAAGGCTGCGGGCGAAATTGCCCGGATTATTAAAGCCAGTAACGAGAAGGTGGAGGAAGGCGTTGGTATAGCCCGTGATGTCGTAGCTGTTCTCGATGAGATTAAAGAAGCATCCAAAAAAGTGGATCTTCTGATTCAGGAAATTTCGGAAACCTCTCAGCGTCAGCTGATCAGTGTCGATGAAATCAATCAGACTCTACAGACACTGGATGAAAATACACAGAAAAATGCGGCCATGGTGGAAGAAGCCGCGGCTGCTACGGAAGAGCTATCCGGTCAGGCCGAAGAGCTTTACCATCGCATTCAGTATTTCAAAACCAGAGAAGAATCAGGCGATGAAGTAATGGCCTATCTACCCGAATCCACTGACTGA
- a CDS encoding AraC family transcriptional regulator, giving the protein MISYKTRINRVLDYMEKNLGSDLSLDKLAGIACFSPYHFHRIFYSQTGERPIELLQRLRLEKAATLLAVRPDRKIIDIAMDCGFSNAASFSRAFRQKFGETPTRWRSANVINSNLSTHSSNIGKEIKPWTPYIEYRQGVQLWRMRNENRERKVEVKEIGSRKLAYIRYTGPYKGDGNLFQRLWTELYTCAGARDVVEEDSEYLAIYHDNPDLTDDGKLRVTLGISTGSDFEGDEVLGVLPFEGGKTAMAHFRLNSREYQEAWDWVYCQWLPISGYVPDDRPAYELFPKDDEKGEDGRYAVIICVPVRAAS; this is encoded by the coding sequence ATGATCTCCTATAAAACGCGTATAAACAGAGTTCTCGATTATATGGAAAAAAATCTCGGTTCAGATTTATCTCTCGATAAGCTGGCCGGAATTGCCTGTTTTTCTCCCTATCATTTTCACCGCATTTTTTACAGCCAGACAGGTGAAAGGCCTATTGAACTGCTGCAGCGCTTGAGGCTGGAAAAGGCAGCCACGCTTCTCGCCGTAAGACCGGACAGGAAAATCATCGATATTGCGATGGATTGCGGATTTTCCAACGCGGCATCATTTTCCCGGGCTTTCAGACAGAAATTCGGAGAGACGCCCACCAGGTGGCGGTCAGCTAATGTCATAAATAGCAATTTGAGCACACATTCGAGCAACATCGGTAAAGAGATTAAGCCATGGACCCCTTATATTGAATACCGTCAGGGGGTGCAACTCTGGCGGATGCGCAATGAAAATAGAGAGCGGAAAGTGGAAGTGAAGGAAATCGGTTCCCGTAAACTGGCCTATATCAGGTATACCGGGCCCTATAAGGGGGATGGCAATCTGTTTCAGCGTCTCTGGACGGAACTGTATACCTGTGCAGGGGCTCGGGATGTTGTTGAAGAGGACAGTGAATATCTTGCTATCTACCACGATAATCCCGATCTGACTGATGACGGTAAACTCCGGGTCACTCTGGGGATCTCCACGGGATCTGATTTCGAAGGAGATGAAGTTCTGGGCGTTCTCCCTTTTGAGGGCGGAAAGACAGCCATGGCTCATTTCAGGCTGAATTCCCGGGAATACCAGGAAGCCTGGGATTGGGTTTACTGTCAATGGCTGCCGATCAGCGGTTATGTTCCAGACGACCGGCCTGCTTATGAACTCTTCCCGAAAGATGATGAAAAAGGGGAGGATGGCAGGTATGCTGTAATCATATGCGTTCCCGTCAGGGCTGCCTCCTGA
- a CDS encoding TrmO family methyltransferase domain-containing protein produces MKYDLKSIGTIETGERGFVIQLEKDFRSALTGLENFSHIQVYWWAHLLDRPEMRKLTTVEKPYVKSPDQLGIFATRSPVRPNPLAMTLVPLTFIDLAEGMAGLAYIDAEPGTPVLDIKPYYGMERVREYTVPSWCAHWPEWYEDAADFDWESEFVNAR; encoded by the coding sequence ATGAAATACGATCTTAAAAGTATCGGAACAATTGAGACAGGAGAAAGAGGCTTTGTCATTCAGCTGGAGAAAGATTTCAGGAGCGCATTGACAGGATTGGAGAATTTTTCTCATATTCAGGTTTACTGGTGGGCCCATTTACTTGACAGACCGGAAATGAGAAAACTGACCACGGTGGAGAAACCTTATGTCAAATCTCCCGATCAACTGGGGATTTTCGCCACCCGTTCGCCAGTCAGACCCAACCCTCTGGCCATGACTCTGGTTCCCCTTACTTTTATCGATTTAGCCGAGGGAATGGCCGGTCTGGCTTATATCGATGCCGAACCGGGCACTCCCGTGCTGGATATCAAACCATATTACGGAATGGAACGGGTTCGGGAATATACCGTGCCGTCATGGTGCGCTCATTGGCCTGAATGGTATGAAGATGCAGCGGATTTCGACTGGGAAAGCGAATTCGTTAACGCCAGATAG
- a CDS encoding GNAT family N-acetyltransferase — protein sequence MSDPLDTNQIPLKYVDGDNIAEEHICCAIGNDKVNRSRAEQKKEWMKGRFKEGHRFLKADVRGKVFIEYSPAEISLFPVEADGFAVIQCFWVSGRYKGHGLGRKLYDQFEEDCRNAGYKGIAAVVGKTKKPFMVDKKVLIHFGFEILDRAEPWYELAVKKFDSAAPDPVFFESARRGGLSEAEGLDFFYSPACPFNYDFTQIMAAIGEESGFPVRIHLLDDRSKLTELPTPWGLFSVFLDGELLSAEVMTGPKFRALLESRK from the coding sequence ATGTCCGATCCACTGGATACAAATCAAATTCCCCTGAAGTATGTCGACGGGGATAATATAGCCGAAGAGCATATATGCTGCGCCATCGGAAACGACAAAGTCAATCGATCGCGAGCCGAACAGAAAAAGGAATGGATGAAGGGGCGCTTTAAAGAGGGACACAGGTTTCTAAAAGCCGATGTGAGAGGAAAAGTTTTTATCGAGTACTCTCCGGCGGAAATCTCCCTGTTTCCTGTCGAAGCCGATGGCTTTGCCGTGATCCAGTGCTTCTGGGTTTCCGGTCGGTACAAGGGGCATGGCCTGGGAAGAAAGCTCTACGATCAGTTCGAAGAAGACTGCAGAAACGCGGGATACAAGGGGATCGCCGCTGTCGTAGGTAAAACGAAAAAGCCATTTATGGTTGATAAAAAAGTGCTGATTCATTTCGGCTTTGAAATTCTGGATCGGGCGGAACCCTGGTATGAACTGGCTGTGAAGAAGTTTGATTCTGCGGCCCCTGATCCGGTATTTTTCGAAAGCGCCAGAAGAGGCGGGCTGTCAGAAGCGGAGGGGCTGGATTTTTTCTACTCTCCCGCTTGCCCGTTCAACTATGATTTTACTCAAATTATGGCTGCAATAGGGGAAGAATCGGGTTTCCCCGTTCGCATTCATCTTCTCGATGATAGAAGTAAGCTGACGGAACTGCCGACTCCCTGGGGTCTCTTCTCGGTTTTTCTCGACGGGGAACTGCTTTCAGCGGAAGTCATGACCGGACCGAAGTTCAGGGCTTTGCTGGAAAGCAGAAAATAA
- a CDS encoding ferritin-like domain-containing protein — MKKMNMTIILTVMTAAVLSAGTIGSSSVDVDKFYSLEDMFRYAMEDEHMALAEYEAIMEKFDVDRPYANIAKSEETHISYLNKLYETYGFDIPRIDTDAHVVIPSSLAEAAQVGVDAEIANIAMYEKFLDQDLPDDVREVFTFLKNGSENHLASFQRQLAAGGGGRFRSRA; from the coding sequence ATGAAAAAAATGAATATGACAATAATTTTAACAGTAATGACTGCTGCGGTTCTTTCCGCGGGAACAATCGGATCTTCCAGCGTTGATGTCGATAAATTCTACAGCCTGGAGGATATGTTCAGGTATGCCATGGAAGATGAGCATATGGCGCTGGCCGAGTATGAGGCGATTATGGAGAAATTCGATGTGGACCGCCCTTACGCCAACATCGCGAAATCCGAGGAAACCCATATCAGCTATCTGAACAAACTGTACGAAACATACGGATTCGATATCCCCCGGATCGACACCGATGCCCATGTGGTCATTCCCTCCAGCCTGGCCGAAGCGGCTCAGGTCGGCGTCGATGCGGAAATAGCCAACATAGCCATGTACGAGAAGTTTCTTGACCAGGATCTTCCCGATGATGTGAGAGAGGTGTTCACCTTCCTGAAAAACGGTTCGGAAAATCATCTGGCATCCTTTCAGAGGCAGCTCGCAGCCGGAGGCGGTGGCCGTTTCAGAAGCCGGGCCTGA
- a CDS encoding 1-acyl-sn-glycerol-3-phosphate acyltransferase: MPERLIIRGKLFQLTSHMTWEYPLFYVFNFYFADSLPNINRTCKGNCRFRAIMNKVIIRKPNRLLNTFLKYSAGLVFKFRYRLHHENRDIVKQLEPPYLLLPNHVSLFDPVLISLHIPHPVSWVASDPNFTNPLAGFFLRRLGTIPKTKGVSDLDTVRMMIETLNRKGVVGVFAEGERTWDGQTLPVLPATAKLVRLLKIPVVVPIIKGSFLVLPRWAEKKRRGPVTIEYRLAVSREEAGKLSLSELQERLDKNLNYNEFDYQRNNSLTFHSKELTEGLSRTLFICPGCKGINTMYSLKDLFTCDSCGFSVKLTHRGFFETRRGDLPFDDIHEWYVWQLEYFRESLRKALMENVSTVLFDDRDIQFSTGYKTEKRKRLGFGKARMYADRIELELSSGEVLKFPLNEISGDNVVYRDQFEFYYNKTLYSFTFTGRPTSGIKWHHAVTFLKSQ; this comes from the coding sequence GTGCCTGAGAGATTGATCATCAGGGGCAAATTGTTTCAGTTGACATCTCATATGACCTGGGAGTACCCTCTCTTTTATGTTTTCAATTTTTATTTTGCCGATTCTCTTCCCAATATTAATAGGACATGCAAAGGGAACTGCCGGTTCCGGGCAATCATGAATAAGGTCATAATAAGAAAACCGAATAGACTGCTGAATACATTCTTAAAGTATTCAGCGGGCCTTGTCTTCAAATTCCGCTACAGGCTGCATCATGAGAACAGAGACATTGTCAAACAACTCGAGCCGCCTTACCTTCTACTTCCCAATCACGTGAGTTTATTCGATCCGGTTCTGATTTCACTTCATATTCCTCATCCCGTCTCCTGGGTGGCTTCCGATCCCAATTTTACCAACCCTCTGGCCGGTTTTTTTCTCAGAAGGCTGGGAACAATCCCTAAAACCAAAGGCGTCTCCGATCTTGATACGGTGCGTATGATGATTGAAACCCTGAACAGAAAGGGTGTCGTCGGCGTATTTGCCGAAGGCGAAAGGACATGGGACGGGCAAACCCTTCCCGTTCTTCCCGCTACGGCAAAACTGGTTCGTTTGTTAAAGATTCCTGTTGTGGTTCCCATTATAAAGGGCTCTTTCCTCGTATTGCCCCGGTGGGCCGAAAAGAAAAGAAGAGGTCCTGTCACAATCGAATACCGCCTGGCTGTCAGCAGGGAAGAAGCAGGCAAACTCTCTCTTTCAGAGCTGCAGGAGCGACTGGACAAAAACCTGAACTATAATGAATTCGATTATCAACGGAATAACAGCCTCACCTTTCATAGCAAAGAGTTGACTGAAGGTCTGTCCCGCACTCTTTTTATCTGTCCCGGGTGCAAAGGTATTAATACCATGTATTCCCTGAAAGACTTATTTACTTGTGACAGCTGCGGTTTCTCAGTAAAACTGACCCATCGAGGCTTTTTTGAAACTCGACGAGGAGATCTCCCTTTTGATGATATTCACGAGTGGTATGTCTGGCAGCTTGAATATTTTCGGGAATCGCTGCGCAAAGCTCTGATGGAAAATGTTTCAACCGTCTTATTCGATGATCGGGATATTCAGTTTTCCACCGGCTATAAAACGGAGAAGAGAAAGAGACTGGGCTTCGGAAAAGCGCGCATGTACGCAGACAGAATCGAACTCGAACTCAGCAGCGGTGAGGTTTTGAAATTTCCTCTCAATGAAATCAGCGGAGATAACGTAGTCTATCGGGATCAATTTGAGTTTTACTATAACAAAACACTTTACAGCTTTACATTTACGGGACGGCCGACCTCAGGTATAAAATGGCATCATGCCGTGACGTTTCTCAAATCACAATGA